Below is a genomic region from Venenivibrio stagnispumantis.
ATTTAAGATAAAATCATCTGTGCTTCGTAGTTCTTCATCTGTTTTTTCGCTTTCTATTTTTATATATCTGTGAAGTTCTCCTATATGAGAATTGATGCCTTCTTTATAAATTACTTCAATAAGTAATCTTGGCATTTGGTTTTTAGAACGGGTTATCAGATTTTTTGTCCCTTCCCAGATAGCCTTTTTAAGAAGTTCTAAATCTTCATTTGTTAATTTTGTTAATTTTGCTGCATTTTGATTTGCTACTCCATGAAAAGCAATAAATGAGTATGGAAGTATCCATTCTTCTCTAAAGGTTTTCTGCTCTTTCCCTGAGCTTGATGCAAAGGCTCCTGTTCCTTTTATAAATTCAAGTTTAACTCTGTGGAGAGATTGTCCCATACCAAATTGCACTGCTCCTGTATATGTGATAGAGCTATCTTTACTTTTTCCGGTAGTTATTGGTATAGTTCCACCAAATAATCTAACATCAATACATTCATTTAATATTTTTTCAGGATTGTTATCAAAATCTTTTGCTCTTGCTTTTGCATCTTGAATTTTTCCATCTTCGTTTGCTATTTCTCTAACGAATATTTCCAGTCCTTCAAACTCTTTTAAATAATCTCTAATAGTTCTTTTGAGCCTAACATCTGTAACAATATTTCTACCGGTTTCTTCATCTATTCTTGGTTTGTTTTCATCGTTTGGGTCACCGTTTGGATTTGCAAAGCTAACATCATACAAAAACAAATACTCTCTTCTGTTTTTAATAATTTCTCCCATCTTAATCACCTCTTAAATAATTTTTCTTATAAAGTTCAAATTAAAACTCCTTTTTGGCTAAATATATCTTTTGTAATTTCCTTTATCAGACAGTCTGACTTTCTTTCTCATTTTCATAAACCACATTTGCAACATCTTTATATAATGCCATTCCGGATACAAAATAAAAGTTGATTTCATCTATATTTAATTTAAATTTATCCTCTGATAATAAATTTTTACTTATTTCCTCAGCTATTTCTTTTTTACCTTTGTCATATTTATCATATTCCATTAGCTTGTTTATAACTTTTGCAAGTAAGCCTTTTATATCTTCTTCATTCATTTTTAAGCCTTTTAGATTTTTTACAAAAGGTGTGCTTTGCCTTTCTTGAGCTTGGATATTTAAAAGCATTTGAGTTAATGCTCCAAGTAAAAATATTCCCCTTTTAGCCGGTGTGTTTAAAGATTTTCCTACTTTTTGATAAATTTTTTCAAATTTTGAGTTTTCCATAATTTCTCCCTCATATTGTAATAAACCAATTTCTTCAAAAAATTTAATATTCATTAAAGCATCAAAAACAGTATAACTAAAATTATTACCATTAAGAAAATTTTCCCGTATTTTTTTATTAAAAATCTGTATCAATGTTTTAAAATCAATTTTTCCTTCTTTAAAAATTTTATCTATAACTTCATAAAATGTTTTATCAAATTCATCTAAAAATCTAACAATTTTTCCAAAATTATATTCTTGAGAGAAGATTTTATCAACTTTTTCTTTTGCATCAAATATTTTATGTATTCTTGACGGAAGAACATCCTCTATGGATAGAAGTATTCTTTCAGCAGCGTTATCTTTTTTTAAAAAGAGCAAATAAAAACTAACTACATCTTTATAATCTTTCAATATTTCAAATATTTCTTCCTTATCATCTGTTATTAATTTTTTATTTTCTAAGGTTATTTTTCCAGCTTCATAAGACAATATCTCATTTATTTCTTTCAAAGCTTCCGGAGTATCTAAGATTAATTTAGGAATAATATAATAATCTTTTCCATAAAATTTAAATTTAAGTTTTTCTTCTATATATTTTTTGGCATAATCTATTTTTAGAAAACATTCTTCGCATATAGGAAAATTTTTCCAAGCATCTTTTTTGCTAAATCCAGACGTTATATAACATTCTTTATCAAGTGTATAAAATTTATAAATTAAGGAAGTGGTAAAAACTTCATCTTTTTTTTCTCCACATACACTACAAACAGCATCTTTTTTAGATACTTCTTTTATTTTTGCCATAAAATCATTTATCAAAATCTCTTTAAAATTTGGTTCTTCTATTTCGTATAGATATTTTCCATCTATTTTTAAGGTGATAATTTTGCCGTCTTTTGTTTGGTTTTGTTTAATTTTTGTCAAGATTTCTTCTTTATGATTTTCTAATTCTTTGTAGATTTTGTTTATTTCCGGAATATTTTTATGATTTTCAAACCATCTTAAAATTTTATTTTCTAATGTTTTTTTCGGTTCAGTTATTCTGGAAGTAGGAGAAAAATCCGGAGCATTAGAGCCGGAAGCTCTTTTATATAGATATATTTTCCAATTCTCACCTTTAAACTCTTCAACTACCACATCTTTAAAATTTAAATCTTTATCAAATTCTAAAACAAATACCGTCTTATATGTTCCATTACTATCCGGATTTTCAAGGAGAATATCAACAACTTCTTTTTGTTCA
It encodes:
- the cas7b gene encoding type I-B CRISPR-associated protein Cas7/Csh2, which encodes MGEIIKNRREYLFLYDVSFANPNGDPNDENKPRIDEETGRNIVTDVRLKRTIRDYLKEFEGLEIFVREIANEDGKIQDAKARAKDFDNNPEKILNECIDVRLFGGTIPITTGKSKDSSITYTGAVQFGMGQSLHRVKLEFIKGTGAFASSSGKEQKTFREEWILPYSFIAFHGVANQNAAKLTKLTNEDLELLKKAIWEGTKNLITRSKNQMPRLLIEVIYKEGINSHIGELHRYIKIESEKTDEELRSTDDFILNIDKLLEILEEEAEKIQKVFYKKDRNLILSKDLSSDKIKFEEIIF
- a CDS encoding TIGR02556 family CRISPR-associated protein — encoded protein: MLTALKYIGQLLLENEQKEVVDILLENPDSNGTYKTVFVLEFDKDLNFKDVVVEEFKGENWKIYLYKRASGSNAPDFSPTSRITEPKKTLENKILRWFENHKNIPEINKIYKELENHKEEILTKIKQNQTKDGKIITLKIDGKYLYEIEEPNFKEILINDFMAKIKEVSKKDAVCSVCGEKKDEVFTTSLIYKFYTLDKECYITSGFSKKDAWKNFPICEECFLKIDYAKKYIEEKLKFKFYGKDYYIIPKLILDTPEALKEINEILSYEAGKITLENKKLITDDKEEIFEILKDYKDVVSFYLLFLKKDNAAERILLSIEDVLPSRIHKIFDAKEKVDKIFSQEYNFGKIVRFLDEFDKTFYEVIDKIFKEGKIDFKTLIQIFNKKIRENFLNGNNFSYTVFDALMNIKFFEEIGLLQYEGEIMENSKFEKIYQKVGKSLNTPAKRGIFLLGALTQMLLNIQAQERQSTPFVKNLKGLKMNEEDIKGLLAKVINKLMEYDKYDKGKKEIAEEISKNLLSEDKFKLNIDEINFYFVSGMALYKDVANVVYENEKESQTV